One window from the genome of Leucobacter aridicollis encodes:
- a CDS encoding YihY/virulence factor BrkB family protein, which translates to MNASPRPGVIARGMSIWQRIQRTRPYRTFSHFTDVGGSVLSGGMSYQALFAVFAGLVVGFSVFSIMLRGQPELLATIIEQINVFVPGLLGEGSADAAVPVQSLLETRALDWTSVIAGLSLVWVAINWFTGTRRSIRIIFGLEVKEYRNAVLLKVRDFALAVAFFIAIIVSAALVLVSSNLTDLLLSWLGVSADNWFFGGIGTFVRYGAMYVFDVLVLVAIHRYLAEVRIGWWNLITGCMVGAAALFGLKLLGTALLGGATSNPLLAPFAIFVGLLLWFNFICRALLLTSAWIATGLDPRLGTPESGEPSDAFRLFE; encoded by the coding sequence ATGAATGCAAGCCCGCGGCCAGGTGTGATCGCCCGCGGGATGAGTATCTGGCAGCGCATTCAGCGCACCCGGCCGTACCGAACGTTCTCGCACTTTACCGACGTCGGGGGAAGCGTGCTCTCCGGGGGCATGAGCTATCAAGCGCTGTTCGCCGTGTTTGCCGGCCTCGTCGTCGGGTTCAGCGTCTTCAGCATCATGCTGCGCGGCCAACCAGAACTGCTTGCCACGATCATTGAACAAATCAACGTCTTCGTGCCAGGGCTGCTTGGAGAGGGCAGTGCAGACGCGGCGGTGCCTGTGCAATCGCTCCTCGAGACTCGCGCGCTCGACTGGACTTCGGTGATCGCCGGCCTGTCGCTCGTTTGGGTCGCGATCAACTGGTTCACTGGAACCCGCCGGTCGATCCGCATCATCTTCGGCCTTGAAGTGAAGGAGTACCGCAACGCGGTGCTGCTCAAGGTGCGCGACTTTGCGCTTGCCGTTGCATTCTTCATCGCGATCATCGTGTCGGCGGCGCTTGTGCTCGTGAGCTCGAACCTCACGGACCTCCTGCTGTCGTGGCTCGGCGTCAGCGCCGACAACTGGTTCTTCGGCGGTATCGGCACATTCGTTCGCTACGGGGCGATGTACGTCTTCGACGTGCTCGTGCTCGTCGCGATTCACCGCTACCTCGCCGAGGTGCGTATCGGCTGGTGGAACCTCATCACCGGGTGCATGGTCGGCGCTGCAGCCCTTTTCGGCCTGAAGCTTCTCGGCACCGCGCTGCTCGGAGGCGCGACGAGTAATCCGCTCCTTGCGCCGTTCGCGATCTTCGTTGGTCTGCTCTTGTGGTTCAACTTCATCTGTCGGGCGCTACTGCTCACCTCCGCTTGGATCGCGACAGGTCTCGATCCAAGGCTCGGGACTCCGGAGTCAGGCGAGCCGAGCGACGCCTTCAGGCTCTTCGAGTAG